A stretch of Chanodichthys erythropterus isolate Z2021 chromosome 20, ASM2448905v1, whole genome shotgun sequence DNA encodes these proteins:
- the LOC137009534 gene encoding F-box only protein 44-like isoform X2: MSHQKTRMGQSESRHIHVASRQCRSEECTVLQADVPDVPLAVVEEILLNLPAHQVVRVCRLVCREWKELVDSASHWRERCRREGIQPCDASRTPEDWCLFYFLAKKRRNLLKNPSADDVLQGWEIVCNEGDGWAVEGNRKPFWDGTVNKCFVTSYGLCLKRQLIDLKKEGYSDALMDQLQPHIKISDWYAPCPDCGSEYQICVELLDQRKNPIRTFQPEKVVFPSGNSEPWCQTTHVLKDYGPGVRFIRFTHGGKDTRFWAGHFGIRITSSSVEICPADEG; the protein is encoded by the exons ATGTCTCATCAAAAAACAAGAATGGGTCAGTCAGAGAGTAGGCACATTCATGTTGCTTCGAGGCAATGCAGATCAGAGGAA TGCACAGTTCTGCAGGCAGATGTTCCAGATGTTCCTCTGGCTGTAGTTGAGGAGATCCTACTGAACCTGCCTGCACATCAGGTGGTGCGAGTCTGTCGGCTGGTGTGTCGTGAGTGGAAGGAGCTGGTGGACAGTgcttcacactggagagagcgCTGTCGGAGAGAGGGGATCCAGCCCTGTGATGCTTCCAGAACCCCAGAGGACTGGTGCCTGTTTTACTTTCTAGCTAAGAAACGACGGAACTTGCTCAAGAATCCCAGTGCTGATG ATGTTCTTCAAGGATGGGAGATTGTATGTAATGAAGGTGATGGCTGGGCGGTCGAGGGAAATAGGAAACCATTTTGGGATGGCACAGTCaacaaatgttttgtaacatcTTATGg GTTATGTTTGAAGCGACAGCTGATTGATTTGAAGAAAGAAGGCTACAGTGATGCTTTAATGGATCAACTGCAACCTCATATCAAAATATCAGACTG GTATGCCCCATGCCCTGACTGTGGAAGTGAGTATCAGATCTGTGTTGAGTTGCTTGATCAGAGGAAAAACCCCATCAGGACCTTTCAGCCTGAGAAAGTTGTATTTCCATCTGGGAACAGTGAGCCATGGTGTCAA ACAACCCATGTCTTGAAGGATTATGGACCTGGAGTTCGGTTTATTCGTTTCACTCATGGTGGGAAGGATACACGTTTCTGGGCAGGCCATTTTGGAATACGGATCACTAGCAGTAGTGTGGAGATCTGTCCAGCTGATGAGGGGTAG
- the LOC137009534 gene encoding F-box only protein 44-like isoform X1, translated as MLRSRHTKVSNKGPMSHQKTRMGQSESRHIHVASRQCRSEECTVLQADVPDVPLAVVEEILLNLPAHQVVRVCRLVCREWKELVDSASHWRERCRREGIQPCDASRTPEDWCLFYFLAKKRRNLLKNPSADDVLQGWEIVCNEGDGWAVEGNRKPFWDGTVNKCFVTSYGLCLKRQLIDLKKEGYSDALMDQLQPHIKISDWYAPCPDCGSEYQICVELLDQRKNPIRTFQPEKVVFPSGNSEPWCQTTHVLKDYGPGVRFIRFTHGGKDTRFWAGHFGIRITSSSVEICPADEG; from the exons ATGCTAAG GTCCAGGCACACAAAAGTGTCAAATAAAGGACCAATGTCTCATCAAAAAACAAGAATGGGTCAGTCAGAGAGTAGGCACATTCATGTTGCTTCGAGGCAATGCAGATCAGAGGAA TGCACAGTTCTGCAGGCAGATGTTCCAGATGTTCCTCTGGCTGTAGTTGAGGAGATCCTACTGAACCTGCCTGCACATCAGGTGGTGCGAGTCTGTCGGCTGGTGTGTCGTGAGTGGAAGGAGCTGGTGGACAGTgcttcacactggagagagcgCTGTCGGAGAGAGGGGATCCAGCCCTGTGATGCTTCCAGAACCCCAGAGGACTGGTGCCTGTTTTACTTTCTAGCTAAGAAACGACGGAACTTGCTCAAGAATCCCAGTGCTGATG ATGTTCTTCAAGGATGGGAGATTGTATGTAATGAAGGTGATGGCTGGGCGGTCGAGGGAAATAGGAAACCATTTTGGGATGGCACAGTCaacaaatgttttgtaacatcTTATGg GTTATGTTTGAAGCGACAGCTGATTGATTTGAAGAAAGAAGGCTACAGTGATGCTTTAATGGATCAACTGCAACCTCATATCAAAATATCAGACTG GTATGCCCCATGCCCTGACTGTGGAAGTGAGTATCAGATCTGTGTTGAGTTGCTTGATCAGAGGAAAAACCCCATCAGGACCTTTCAGCCTGAGAAAGTTGTATTTCCATCTGGGAACAGTGAGCCATGGTGTCAA ACAACCCATGTCTTGAAGGATTATGGACCTGGAGTTCGGTTTATTCGTTTCACTCATGGTGGGAAGGATACACGTTTCTGGGCAGGCCATTTTGGAATACGGATCACTAGCAGTAGTGTGGAGATCTGTCCAGCTGATGAGGGGTAG